The proteins below come from a single Aquarana catesbeiana isolate 2022-GZ linkage group LG12, ASM4218655v1, whole genome shotgun sequence genomic window:
- the LOC141114335 gene encoding keratin, type I cytoskeletal 19-like translates to MSYSFKQSSNTVSMGSTSGGYSGGAGGYGQCGVGGFGGDFGQAAGGHSQGAGGYSHGGGAFYGQGAGGGAGAGFGGGAGAGFGGGAGAGFGGGAGAGFGGGAGAGFGGGFDAGFGGAGGGYGGGDNLFNNNEKHTMQNLNDRLASYLDKVRQLEEANAEYEKKIKEFLEKQRSGGSTGEAGKDYTKYYTTITDLQTKIIAANNDNTRLILQSDNARLAADDFKMKYENELALRRSVEADINGLRKVLDELTMVKSDLDSQLAGLTEEMSLLRKNHEEEIKGSHGTSAGEVNVQLNAVPGNDLLKEMNNLREQYEAMAEKNRKEAEEQFKKASEGLKKEISTVVEQTQTSKSEISDLKKTLQALEIELQSLQSMKRSLEENLAQTEGQYCMKISQMQTQITGIEEQLAQIRAEIECQTAEYEDLLDIKTKLENEIETYRKLLEGDSGAGKGSASGAGSASGAGSASGAGSGSGAVKTGSQTGSTSGSQGTKRTKIVRVVEELTENGVVVRTKVKEQVVPADD, encoded by the exons ATGTCTTACTCTTTTAAACAATCCTCCAATACTGTGAGCATGGGCTCCACCTCAGGAGGCTATAGTGGAGGTGCTGGTGGTTATGGTCAGTGTGGAGTAGGTGGCTTTGGCGGAGATTTTGGTCAGGCAGCTGGTGGACACAGTCAGGGAGCTGGTGGATATAGTCATGGAGGAGGAGCATTTTATGGCCAAggagctggtggtggtgctggagcaggttttggtggtggtgctggagcaggctttggtggtggtgctggagcaggctttggtggtggtgctggagcaggttttggtggtggtgctggagcAGGTTTTGGTGGTGGTTTTGATGCAGGATTTGGAGGTGCAGGTGGTGGCTATGGAGGAGGTGACAACCTTTTCAATAACAATGAGAAACATACAATGCAGAACCTTAATGACCGTTTGGCTTCATACCTGGACAAAGTCCGACAGCTAGAGGAAGCAAATGCTGAATATGAAAAAAAGATTAAGGAATTTTTGGAGAAACAAAGGTCTGGTGGTAGCACAGGAGAAGCAGGAAAAGACTACACTAAGTACTATACCACCATTACAGATCTACAGACTAAA ATCATTGCCGCCAACAATGACAATACCCGCCTAATCCTGCAGAGTGACAATGCCAGACTGGCAGCAGATGACTTCAAAATGAA GTATGAGAATGAACTTGCTCTCCGACGCAGTGTCGAAGCTGATATTAATGGCCTTCGTAAAGTCCTGGATGAGTTGACAATGGTAAAATCTGATCTGGACTCTCAGCTTGCAGGTCTTACTGAAGAAATGTCTCTTCTCAGGAAGAACCACGAGGAG gagattaagGGATCACATGGAACATCTGCCGGGGAAGTTAACGTACAATTGAATGCTGTACCAGGAAATGACCTTCTAAAGGAGATGAACAATCTCAGAGAACAATATGAGGCTATGGCTGAAAAGAATCGCAAGGAGGCAGAAGAACAATTCAAGAAGGCG agCGAAGGTTTGAAGAAAGAAATATCAACTGTAGTAGAACAAACACAGACAAGCAAGAGTGAGATTTCAGACTTGAAGAAGACACTTCAAGCACTGGAGATTGAGCTTCAGTCACTACAGTCCATG AAAAGATCTCTTGAAGAAAATCTAGCACAAACAGAAGGACAATACTGTATGAAGATTTCCCAGATGCAAACACAGATTACTGGCATTGAAGAGCAACTGGCACAGATCAGGGCAGAGATAGAGTGCCAGACTGCAGAATATGAAGATCTGCTAGACATCAAGACAAAACTAGAGAATGAGATTGAGACATACCGCAAACTCCTGGAAGGAGATAG TGGCGCTGGAAAAGGATCAGCATCCGGTGCAGGATCAGCATCCGGTGCAGGATCAGCATCCGGTGCAGGATCAGGATCCGGTGCAGTAAAAACTGGATCGCAAACTGGAAGTACTTCAGGATCTCAAG GAACAAAACGAACAAAGATAGTGAGAGTGGTCGAGGAACTCACTGAAAATGGAGTAGTTGTGAGAACCAAAGTTAAGGAACAAGTAGTGCCCGCTGATGATTAG